A single region of the Gossypium arboreum isolate Shixiya-1 chromosome 12, ASM2569848v2, whole genome shotgun sequence genome encodes:
- the LOC108481413 gene encoding uncharacterized protein LOC108481413, producing MNAFREALEDCELNDFGFVGQWYTWERGRLAGNNIQERLDRGVANQEWWKLFNNYSVQYLQHGLSDYCPVIVDTRGDENTRTLDSHKKFRFNVDWLLSEELEEQVKQGWLSNEEETMTKLTELGTRLSKWAKKEKGAREYRSNVLNSRMISLSSKEISDEVLAEMTEIRLKMYLKTDREELF from the coding sequence ATGAATGCTTTTAGGGAAGCACTTGAAGATTGTGAACTAAATGATTTTGGGTTTGTTGGTCAGTGGTACACTTGGGAAAGAGGTAGATTGGCTGGGAACAATATACAGGAAAGATTGGATAGAGGAGTAGCTAATCAGGAATGGTGGAAGCTGTTTAATAATTACTCGGTTCAATATTTACAACATGGGTTATCGGATTATTGTCCAGTGATAGTTGATACGAGAGGGGATGAGAACACACGAACGTTGGATAGCCACAAGAAATTTCGATTTAATGTTGATTGGTTGCTGAGTGAAGAATTAGAAGAGCAAGTCAAGCAAGGGTGGCTGTCTAATGAAGAAGAAACGATGACGAAACTTACAGAACTGGGGACACGTTTAAGTAAATGGgcgaagaaagaaaaaggggcTAGAGAATACCGATCAAATGTCTTGAACAGTAGAATGATAAGTTTGAGTTCTAAAGAAATCAGTGATGAGGTCTTAGCAGAGATGACGGAGATTAGattgaaaatgtatttaaaaacTGATAGAGAGGAGCTTTTCTGA
- the LOC108481412 gene encoding uncharacterized protein LOC108481412: MHDTVEFINAYYAEIKHVSDVTKSRNEINNKAWRPPNDNRIKVNFDAAFKQNQNKSVSGIIARNKEGEVMAACTYPGRNIVDPTIAEARACLQAATMAENLGFQEVEVEGDALTVIKKLTLNSEDKSTIRGYIQEIKRKACIFRSIQFSHIPREANRVAHELGREGWRFEDPQYWMEEVPNTVEDLVNRDRNHNNGRRDNNNESGSGNDKVI; encoded by the coding sequence ATGCATGACACAGTGGAATTCATTAATGCATATTATGCAGAAATCAAACACGTGAGTGATGTCACGAAGAGCAGAAATGAGATTAATAATAAAGCATGGCGGCCACCCAATGATAACAGAATAAAAGTTAATTTTGATGCAGCCTTCAAGCAGAATCAAAATAAATCAGTGTCAGGAATTATCGCGAGAAACAAAGAAGGCGAGGTCATGGCAGCGTGCACTTACCCAGGGAGAAATATAGTAGATCCGACCATTGCGGAGGCTAGAGCGTGTTTACAGGCAGCCACCATGGCAGAGAACTTGGGTTTTCAAGAGGTTGAGGTAGAGGGGGACGCGTTGACAGTCATTAAGAAACTAACATTGAATTCAGAGGACAAATCAACTATCCGAGGTTACATccaagaaataaaaaggaaagcTTGCATATTTAGAAGTATACAGTTTAGCCACATACCGAGAGAAGCCAACAGAGTAGCGCATGAGTTAGGAAGAGAAGGATGGAGATTCGAAGATCCACAGTATTGGATGGAAGAGGTACCCAACACAGTGGAGGATCTAGTGAATAGGGACCGAAATCACAATAATGGTAGAAGAGATAATAATAACGAGTCCGGATCTGGAAACGATAAGGTGATTTGA